The Desulfovibrio psychrotolerans genomic interval GCCTTACCGGCACCATCTCCTTCGACGAGAAGGGTGACCGCGCAGGGAAGTTCTACCGTCTGAGCAAGGTTAACGAAAAGGGTGAATTTATCCTGCAATAACCTTTCGGCCCTTTTGCGGGATACGGACGGTACAACCCGTCCGTATCCCCGTTTTCCGTTCGCTTCATCCGCTAAGACGGGACTGCCTTATGGAAGAGTTTTTTCAGCAATTGACCAATGGTCTTGCGGTGGGCGGCATATACGCCCTTATCGCCCTAGGCTACACCATGGTGTATGGTGTGCTCAAACTCATAAATTTCGCCCATGGCGACCTGTTCACCATCGGAGCCTTTCTGGGCCTCACGCTGCTTACCACGCTGGGGCTTTCCGATCATCTGGGAGCCCTCGCGGGGGTTATCGCACTGGCCCTTATGGTCATGATTCTGGTCGGGCTGATAGGGTTTCTGCTTGAGCGCACGGCCTACCGCCCGCTGCGCACCTCGCCGCGCCTTTCCGCGGTGGTGAGCGCACTGGGCGCTTCCATCTTCTTCCAGAACGCGGTCATGCTCATCTGGGGAGCCCGTCCGCTTGTGTATCCGCACTCCATTCTGCCCCGAACCGCAGTCTCGCTGTTCGGCATGGAGGTGCCCGTGGTCCGCATCATCATGTTCGCCACCTCCGTGGTGCTGATGCTGGGCCTCTATTACCTGACCCACAAGACCAAGACCGGCACGGCAATCCGCGCGGCGGCCATTGATCAGGACGCCGCAAAGCTCATGGGCATAGACGTGAACCGCGTCATCGCGCTTGTGTTCTGCATCGGTCCTGCCCTGGGCGGTGCGGCGGGTGTAATGGTCGGGCTGTACTACGGTCAGATAAGCTTCACCATGGGCTGGCTTTACGGGCTAAAGGCCTTCACCGCCGCCATCCTCGGCGGCATAGGCAATATTCCCGGTGCCATGCTGGGCGGGCTTCTGCTGGGTGTCATAGAGGCACTGGGGGCGGCCTACATCTCCATTGCGTGGAAAGACGCCATCTCCTTTCTGGTGCTCATTCTCATTCTTATAGTCCGGCCCACCGGCCTGCTCGGTGAAAGGGTGGCGAACAAGGTATGATGAACACGCGCACACTTGCTCTTGCGGCCATCTGTCTGCTCTTTGCCGCGCTGCCGTCGTTCATGAGTTCCTACTGGACAGACGTGCTGAACAACATCGGCCTGTACGTGGTGCTGGCCCTCAGTCTGAACCTGATTCTCGGCCACGCAGGCCTGTTCCACATGGGCCATGCGGCGTTTTACGCTGTGGGGGCCTACACCACTGCCATTCTGAACACGCAGTTCGGTATGCCCGTGCTCTACAGTATGCCCCTTGCCGGATTGCTGGCAGGGTTTTTCGCCATGGTGGTGGCACGGCCCATCATTCACCTGCGGGGAGACTACCTGCTCATCGTCACCATAGGCATTGTGGAAATAGTTCGCATTGCGCTGGTGAACGATGTGTTCGGTCTTACAGGCGGGGCCAACGGCATCTTCGGCATTTCCCGGCCCACCGTGTTCGGGTTCCGGCTGCGCAAGCCGGAGCATTTTTTCTATCTCATCTGGGGCTTTGCAACCGTCACCATCTTCCTCATGCACAGGCTTGAGAACTCGCGCTTCGGGCGCGCGCTCAACTACATAAAGGAAGATGATGTCGCGGCAGAAGGTTCCGGCATAGACACCGCCTACTACAAGCTGGTGGCCTTTGTGCTCGGCGCGTTCTGGGCGGGCATGACCGGCACCCTGTTCGCCGCCAAAATGACCATCATCTCGCCGGAATCCTTTTCGTTCTGGGAATCGGTGGTGCTGTTCACCATCGTTATTCTGGGCGGCATGGGCTCAATCCGCGGTGTGCTGGTGGGCGCCTTTCTCATCATCGGGCTGCCGGAACTGTTCCGCGACCTCGCCATGTGGCGCATGCTGGTCTTCGGGGCAGCCATGGTGCTGATGATGATCTTCCGCACGCAGGGGCTCATTCCCCCGCCGCCGCGCAAGTATGACGTGGTTGCCTACCTGAAGGAAGCTGTGGGAGGTGCCCGGTAATGAGCCTTGTACAGCTTAAGGACCTTACCAAAACCTTCGGCGGGCTGGTGGCGGTGAACGATGTGTCGTTCAATGTGGAGAAAGACTCTATCGTGGGGCTTATCGGGCCCAACGGGGCGGGCAAGACCACCGTGTTCAACCTGATAACGGGCAACTATGTCCCGGATACGGGCGAAGTGCTGTTTGACGGAAAAAACGTGGTGGGCATGCGCACCAACCGCATTGTGCAGATGGGCATTGCCCGCACGTTCCAGACCATCCGGCTGTTCCAGAATATGAGCGCGCTGGAAAACGTGCTCTCAGGCTGCCACTGCCGCATGCGTTCCGGCGTGTTCTCCGCCATGTTCCGCCCCCCGTGGCAAAAGCGGGAAGAGACGGCTGCGGTAAAGCGTGCCATGAGCGAGCTGCACTTCGTGGGACTGGAGGAACAGTGGAATAACGCCGCCAAGAACCTGTCCTACGGCAAGCAGAGGCTGCTGGAAATCGCCCGCGCCCTTGCCACCCAGCCCAGATTCATCATTCTGGACGAACCAGCCGGGGGCATGAATGATCAGGAAACGCAGGAACTCATAGAGCTTATCAAGGCGGTGCGCGACAGGGGCATTACCGTGCTGCTCATTGAGCACGATATGAGTCTGGTGATGAAGGTGTGCGAGCATCTGGTGGTGCTGGAATACGGAGCCGTCATCGCGCAGGGTGTGCCTGCTGAGATAAAGAACAACCCCCGCGTCATAGAGGCATACCTCGGCACGGACGACGGTATGCTCTAGGAGATTGCCGGAATGCTCGAAATTCGGAACCTGTATGTGAATTACGGCAATGTGGAAGCCCTGCACGGTATTAATATTACCGTGAACAAGGGCGAGATTGTGACCATTCTGGGAGCCAACGGCGCAGGCAAGTCCACCACGCTCAACTCCATCTGCGGTCTGGTGCGCGCGGTGAAGGGAGAAATCCTGTTCAAGGGCGAACCGCTGCACACGCGTCCGGCGCATGAAATTGTGAAGCTCGGCATAGCTCAGTCGCCGGAAGGGCGGCGGGTGTTTTCCACGCTTACGGTCAAAGAGAACATGATGCTCGGTGCCTTTACCATAGAGGACAAGGCGCTCATCAAGCAGAACGAGGAATGGATATACAGTCTGTTTCCCCGGCTGGAGGAGCGGCGCAGCCAGCTTGCGGGCACCCTTTCCGGCGGGGAGCAGCAGATGCTGGCCATAGGCCGCGCGCTTATGGCCAACCCGCGTATCCTGCTGCTGGACGAACCGTCACTGGGCCTTGCGCCCATTCTGGTGAAGTCCATATTTGATACGGTGCGCACCATCAATAAGCACGGCGTAACCGTGGTGCTGGTGGAGCAGAACGCCCGTGCCGCGCTCAAGCTGGCCAACAGGGGCTACGTTATGGAAGTGGGCAGTGTGGTAATGGAAGACGATGCCGCCGCCCTGCTGCGCAACCCCGAAATTCAGAACGCCTACCTCGGCGGCGGGCACTGATGCGACAGCGCCGGGCCGGCTCTCCCGTTTATCGTATCTGTTCATCGAATCTGTGATTGATACGGCCATAGTAAACCGGCGGGGAACACCCCGCCGGTTTTTTCGTATCAGCTCAGAAAGAACGATGCCGTGGCGGTGGCAGCCACCTTGCCCTGCGGGGTGGTGGCCTGCGCCCGCACAAAGGCAATGCTGCTCCCGTTTTTCACCACCTGCGCCTCGGCGTGCAGCACCGTGCCGGGGCGCACCCCGGAAAGGTACTGCACATGCATGTCTATGGTGGCGGTGCGGGTGTGCCCGTTCAGGGCAGAGAGCACGGCATGGGCCATGGCCTCGTCCAGAAGCGTGGCGATAATGCCCCCCGCCGTCATGCCCGCGCCCTGCGCCACATGCTCAGATGCGTCCAGCCGCAGCCGTGCGGTGCCGTTTTCCGCCTGCTCCACGCGTATGCCCAGATGGTTGAGCACGGGGTTCACGTCCTGCGTATCCCGCATCACCGCGGTAAGGTAGTCATTCATGGGGTATCCTGTCTGTGTTGCCGCCGGAGCTGCGCCGCTGCGCGTGCATGGTGCCGCAGGCGGCTACATTGAACCGTAGTGCGGCGGCGGGCCATCGTCCGTGCCGCCGTCGTCAAGGATGGGCAGCAGCTCACGCAGCTTGGTCTGCATGGCGAGCATCCTCTTCTCCATCTCATCCAGCTGGAACTGCTGGGCCACAAGGGCCTGATTCAGTTCGCGTATGGTGGTGTCCTGAAAATAAACCGTCTCTTCCAGCTTGGCGATGCGTTCTTCCAGATCCTTCATGCGGACCTCCCGTATGTGTGGTTGTACGGATATCAGCCGCCAAGGGCGCAGATGATTTCAAACTGTTCCTGCGTAACCGGCATAACAGAAAGGCGCGATCCCTTCCTGAGCAGTTCCATATCCTCAAGCCCCGGTGTGTTGCGTATTTCACGCAGCGTCACCGGGCGTGCAAAGGCGTGCGCAAAGCGCACATCCACCATGAACCAACGGGGCGATTCCGGGGTGGATGCAGGGTCAAAGTGATTGTTCTCCGGGTCCCATGCCGTGTGGTCCGGGTAACTCTCCCGCACCACTTCCGCCACACCCGCAACGCCGGGATTGGTGACGCTGTGGTAAAAGAGCACTTTGTCGCCCGCGCGCATGTCGTCACGCATAAAATTGCGGGCCTGATAGTTGCGCACACCGTCCCACGGGGAAATGCCGCCCGGGGCGTTCTTCAGGTCGTCTATGGAAAAACAGCCGGGTTCTGATTTCATAAGCCAGTAACGGGGCATGGCCTGTCTCCCCTGCCGCGTGCCGGGCGGCGTATGTTGGCGTTTGCTTGGGCTGGCGGCGTACCGCGCGTGCGTCATGGCAGCTTGAGCCATTCTTCCAGCGTGGGCGGGGTGGGCACCCTTCCCGGCAACGGTGTCCACGCGCACCGGGCGGTAAGCTCTATGCCCCGCTGAATAATGGATACGGGCCGGTCCGCCGATACCACGATGACAATAAGTTCATCGTTGGTGGCTGTAAAGCGCACGGCGGAATTGTAGCGCGCCCCGCGGGCGCGGTTTTCGCCGGGAACGGCCCTTCCGTCCAGCAGGCAGGCAAAGCCGTGCAGGTGCGCGTCGCGTCCTATGTGCAGCGCGCCGTCCACCTTGGCGAAGGAGCAGGCAAGGTCCATGCCCTCTGCCGTGGTCAGGTTCAGCGGTGCATGCAGGGTCTGCCCTGCAAGGCTGCGGGGGGCTTCGCGCAGGTCCAGCACAATGGTGCAGCCGTGTTTGCGTTCCTGCGCACACGCCACAATGCCGGAGACAATGCGGAACAGCTCGTGCTGCCTGTCGTAGCCAAGGCTGGATTCCAGCAACGCCTCTTCCAGCTGAACAAGGTTGGGCTTGCGGTTGGTAGACTGAAACGCGCCGTCCGCAAAAGAGGCGATAATCTCGTCATCCAGAAAAAGGAACCCGTGCCGCCCCTGAAAGTCCGCCAGAATGGTGCCCTGCGGGAGCGGTTCACGCGTAATGCCCACAATGGTCCTGCCATCAGAAACCAGAGCACGGTCAGACGATTCCACGGCCAGCATCAGCTTGCGGCAGTGCCGCAGGTTGGCAAGAGAGGGCTGCTCCATGCGCGGAAAACTGGCAAGAAAATGTATGTCGCGCAGCAACGCAGGCTCCACAAAGGCAAGCCTGCCACGCGGCCATGCGCCTTCTTCTCTGGTGTGGGATATGCCGAGTATGGTGTCCAGCGTGGGGTAGACGCGCAGGTGGGTGTCCAGCCCCACCAGCTCGTTGCGGCGGTCAACAATGTAGTCGCGCACGGCGTGTGTGGCATACCCTTGCAGCACAAATCCGGATGCCCCGTCCCGCAGGTCGTTGCTTGCCGCAAGGTCCAGCAGCAACTGCGCGGCGGCGTGTTCCAGCCAGCGGAGCGTGGGCCCTTTGGAGCACAGATCCGGGTGCTCCTCCGTGAACCACATCAGCAGGGGCACCTCACGGTTGCTGCCGCCAAAAGCCAGCAGTCCGGTGAGCTGCGGGTCCTGCAGGGGGCGCAGTTCAAAGGGGCGCAGACCTTCCGGCGCGTTGCAGGCGGCGCGCCATGCCGTACAGTCAAGGAACAGCTCCCGGAGTTTGGGCTGGTGCCCGTCCAGCAGAAACTGCGGGTCCAGCACGCGGATGGGGTCCTGCGGAGCAAGCGACAGCAGCAGGGCGGCGCGGCTTGGGCCGGAAAAATGGCTCAGGCCTTCGCGCAGGCCGTCCAGCGTATGGTAGATGCACAATTTTCTGTAGGCGCTGCTCACTGGTGGCTCCTATGGGCGTACGATAGCGTAAAATGCCATGGGTACGGCATGCATAGCCTATCCCGTGCACGGACAACAAGCCGAAAATCGGGCAGCGGAAGGAGCGGGCTGTCCGGCTACGGGCAACGGGTAACGGGTAACGGGTAAAGATGCCGGACAGGCGAATGGGCACGGCAAATGAAGCGTTGCCCGCAGGGGCTGAAAGGCGCTAAGGTCGGGCAGCAAATCTGAACGGGCGAGGCGGGCATGAAACGCAAAAGGCAGGGGCGCAAGGTCATACAGCTGTTCGGCGCACGGGGCGGCGTAAAGCCGGGTTCCGGAGCGTCCGGCGAAGACGCACCGGCCCGTCCCCACGGGCAGAAACAGGGAGTGCCGCAGCATAATGCTTCTGCGCACGGCCATTCCGCCCAGTCTTCTCAGTCCGGCCAGTTTTCTCAGTCCGGTCAGTCCGTACTGGACGGGGCCGATATGGATGACCTGTTTCATCAGCTCAGCATGATGGCTACTCCTGATGCACCGGAGTTTGAGCCGTGGCCCGATATGCAGGGGGCTGTTCCTCCATCCGGAACAGGAGAGGCAGGGCATCCGCCGGATGCTCGGACCGTGAACCGCGCGGAGAGCACAGGACGGCGTGTCATGCCTGACGGTTTTGCCTTTCCCGCGCTGGACCGCATGGCGGCGCGCATGGCTTCCGCCATGGCGCGCAGACTGCATAGCCTTTCCACCCGCCGCTGGCAGGTGCTTCCTGCCACAGCGCGGCGTGTGCGCTTTGCCGCATGGTCGCGTTTCAGTGCCTCCCTTACCGCCACGGTGCAGATGCTTCCGCTGGAAGGGGTGGCTTTGCTGGGGGCGGATGCTCCCCTGACGCACCTGCTTGCAACCCGTCTGCTGGACAGAGGACCGGAACGGCGGTTTGCCGATCCGTTGCCCGTGTCGGCGATTCCATCTGTAACCTCACCAGCCCCCATGCCGGAAAAAGGGCCGGGACACGGTCCGGATTCCGGCAACACGCAAGACAATCCTTCGGGGGTAACGCCGCATATTCCCTCCGCCATTCCTGAAGATATCCGGCCTGTGGTCGAGCCGCCGCCTCTTCCGCGCAGCCTTCAGTCAGAATCGTCACACGCATCGCCAAACACATCATTAGGCACCGTACAGGCGGTGCACGACGGAGCAGCGCACGCGGCAACCTCCGTGCAGGCCGTGGCAGCCTATTGCCTGCATGCTTTTCAGTTGGACTGGGAATGGGCCATGGCACCATATTTTGAGGTGGAGACGGTGCGCTGCCGGCTCATCGGACCCGGTGAGCCGGTGGTAGAACTGGGTGAACTGGCTGAACTGGACGAGCCGGGTGAATCGGGTGATGTCGGTGATGTCGGCGAGGCAGGTGAGGAAGACGAATGCGTGCTGGTCACCTTTGCCGTTTCCGATGGTGAACGGTCCGGCCGCATGCTGCTGTTGTTCCCCCTCACCATGCTGCGCCCGCTCGGGGCCATGCTTGCGGAACCGGCGCGGCTGCTCATGCCGTCTTACACAGAGACGGATGATGAGGCCTTTGCACGCCTCCGTTCACTGGACGATGCAGCATTGGCCGCAGAATTACGCACGGCGCATCCGCTGCTGGCGGCTGTGGTGTTGTTCCGTATGGCGGATGAGCGGCGCGGGCGCGTGCTGCAATTGCTGGAACCTGCCATGCGTGAGGAGCTTGTGCGGCGCATGGGCAGGCGCGCCTCCATGCTGCGCACCCTTTCCGTGGAGCAGCGCACTGTTGTCCGCACACTTCTTTTGGGAGAGACGCATGCCGCGCACGTGCTGCGCATGTGCACCCCGGAGGCGGCGGCGCGGTTCCTTTCCCTTGTGGCAACACTGCCCAGCCTGTTTCCCGCGCAGGCATCGCAGATACTGGCGGAAGGTGCTCCCGGAATGATGTGCAGCACCCCGCTTGTGGTGGATAGTGGTATGGTCACCCGGTTGCTCATGCGCAGCTTCACCCCGGCAGAAGCTGCAAAGGTACGTGCCCGGCTCAAATCCGGCGGGTATGCGCTGCCGTTCAATTGCCTGCGGCGATGCACTCCGTCCGGCATTGCAGACCTGTTGCGCATGGAGTGCCTTGGCGGCGCGGCACTGGTGCTGCGTCATCTGTTGCGCATAGATCCCGGCTTGGCGGCAGAGGTGTTTTCCCTTTTGGACGAGACCATGCGCCCCGGTATTCTGGAGCGCGTGGCGCAACCACGGTCCATTGCCGCAGATGTGCTGCACGCCGTGGAAAATGCGCTGTGCCGGGAGTTGTTCCGGTGCGGTTCATGGGAGTATGGCCGGAGCGAGCGCGATGCCGGAGATGTTACCCCCGGAAATCCTGTTCAGGAAAAGCACACCGGAAGGGCTGCCGGGGGCGGGCTTGCCCAAAACAGGCAGGCCGAACAAGAGCAGAACGGACAAGAGCAGAACGAACAAGAGCAGAACGGAAAAGAGCAAAGCAGGCAAGAACAGGATGGCAGGCCAGAGTATGCCGTCCGCGCTGCACATGCAGTCCGCGCCGCCCCGGCAGGCACAG includes:
- a CDS encoding branched-chain amino acid ABC transporter permease, yielding MNTRTLALAAICLLFAALPSFMSSYWTDVLNNIGLYVVLALSLNLILGHAGLFHMGHAAFYAVGAYTTAILNTQFGMPVLYSMPLAGLLAGFFAMVVARPIIHLRGDYLLIVTIGIVEIVRIALVNDVFGLTGGANGIFGISRPTVFGFRLRKPEHFFYLIWGFATVTIFLMHRLENSRFGRALNYIKEDDVAAEGSGIDTAYYKLVAFVLGAFWAGMTGTLFAAKMTIISPESFSFWESVVLFTIVILGGMGSIRGVLVGAFLIIGLPELFRDLAMWRMLVFGAAMVLMMIFRTQGLIPPPPRKYDVVAYLKEAVGGAR
- a CDS encoding SlyX family protein; the protein is MKDLEERIAKLEETVYFQDTTIRELNQALVAQQFQLDEMEKRMLAMQTKLRELLPILDDGGTDDGPPPHYGSM
- a CDS encoding EVE domain-containing protein, with product MPRYWLMKSEPGCFSIDDLKNAPGGISPWDGVRNYQARNFMRDDMRAGDKVLFYHSVTNPGVAGVAEVVRESYPDHTAWDPENNHFDPASTPESPRWFMVDVRFAHAFARPVTLREIRNTPGLEDMELLRKGSRLSVMPVTQEQFEIICALGG
- a CDS encoding ABC transporter ATP-binding protein produces the protein MSLVQLKDLTKTFGGLVAVNDVSFNVEKDSIVGLIGPNGAGKTTVFNLITGNYVPDTGEVLFDGKNVVGMRTNRIVQMGIARTFQTIRLFQNMSALENVLSGCHCRMRSGVFSAMFRPPWQKREETAAVKRAMSELHFVGLEEQWNNAAKNLSYGKQRLLEIARALATQPRFIILDEPAGGMNDQETQELIELIKAVRDRGITVLLIEHDMSLVMKVCEHLVVLEYGAVIAQGVPAEIKNNPRVIEAYLGTDDGML
- a CDS encoding ABC transporter ATP-binding protein → MLEIRNLYVNYGNVEALHGINITVNKGEIVTILGANGAGKSTTLNSICGLVRAVKGEILFKGEPLHTRPAHEIVKLGIAQSPEGRRVFSTLTVKENMMLGAFTIEDKALIKQNEEWIYSLFPRLEERRSQLAGTLSGGEQQMLAIGRALMANPRILLLDEPSLGLAPILVKSIFDTVRTINKHGVTVVLVEQNARAALKLANRGYVMEVGSVVMEDDAAALLRNPEIQNAYLGGGH
- a CDS encoding PaaI family thioesterase, producing MNDYLTAVMRDTQDVNPVLNHLGIRVEQAENGTARLRLDASEHVAQGAGMTAGGIIATLLDEAMAHAVLSALNGHTRTATIDMHVQYLSGVRPGTVLHAEAQVVKNGSSIAFVRAQATTPQGKVAATATASFFLS
- a CDS encoding DNA integrity scanning protein DisA nucleotide-binding domain protein is translated as MSSAYRKLCIYHTLDGLREGLSHFSGPSRAALLLSLAPQDPIRVLDPQFLLDGHQPKLRELFLDCTAWRAACNAPEGLRPFELRPLQDPQLTGLLAFGGSNREVPLLMWFTEEHPDLCSKGPTLRWLEHAAAQLLLDLAASNDLRDGASGFVLQGYATHAVRDYIVDRRNELVGLDTHLRVYPTLDTILGISHTREEGAWPRGRLAFVEPALLRDIHFLASFPRMEQPSLANLRHCRKLMLAVESSDRALVSDGRTIVGITREPLPQGTILADFQGRHGFLFLDDEIIASFADGAFQSTNRKPNLVQLEEALLESSLGYDRQHELFRIVSGIVACAQERKHGCTIVLDLREAPRSLAGQTLHAPLNLTTAEGMDLACSFAKVDGALHIGRDAHLHGFACLLDGRAVPGENRARGARYNSAVRFTATNDELIVIVVSADRPVSIIQRGIELTARCAWTPLPGRVPTPPTLEEWLKLP
- a CDS encoding branched-chain amino acid ABC transporter permease, producing MEEFFQQLTNGLAVGGIYALIALGYTMVYGVLKLINFAHGDLFTIGAFLGLTLLTTLGLSDHLGALAGVIALALMVMILVGLIGFLLERTAYRPLRTSPRLSAVVSALGASIFFQNAVMLIWGARPLVYPHSILPRTAVSLFGMEVPVVRIIMFATSVVLMLGLYYLTHKTKTGTAIRAAAIDQDAAKLMGIDVNRVIALVFCIGPALGGAAGVMVGLYYGQISFTMGWLYGLKAFTAAILGGIGNIPGAMLGGLLLGVIEALGAAYISIAWKDAISFLVLILILIVRPTGLLGERVANKV